The following coding sequences are from one Chaetodon trifascialis isolate fChaTrf1 chromosome 24, fChaTrf1.hap1, whole genome shotgun sequence window:
- the LOC139328008 gene encoding OX-2 membrane glycoprotein-like, producing MAAVGREATLSCWLTQYKDVLQVTWQKRLPDGEKNVCTDNKYFGQRVNRDFRDKVKFKAAGLQNSSIVIRNVTELDEGCYHCLFNTDPEGALTATTCLRLYELHEPILHVGESNSSEEVVVSCSATGRPAPTVTLRVLQKDLHLSPYSSVTVPNSNGTVTVTTAAVLSGFNDSSTQVGCAVRVLSGPQMEAFMMIPEVKQSPADGEKHFKSHTFIDSWFLSDSDVQVSSSRF from the exons ATGGCAGCAGTGGGACGTGAAGCCACCTTAAGCTGTTGGCTGACTCAATATAAAGATGTTCTTCAGGTCACATGGCAGAAACGTTTACCTGATGGAGAGAAGAATGTTTGTACTGACAACAAGTACTTTGGTCAAAGAGTGAATCGTGACTTCAGAGACAAAGTGAAGTTTAAAGCTGCTGGACTGCAGAACAGCTCCATAGTTATCAGAAACGTGACGGAGCTGGATGAAGGCTGCTATCACTGCCTGTTTAACACCGACCCTGAAGGTGCTCTCACAGCTACAACCTGCCTCAGACTCTATG AGCTGCATGAACCCATTCTTCATGTTGGAGAATCAAACTCTAGTGAAGAGGTAGTTGTGTCCTGCTCGGCCACAGGTCGACCTGCTCCCACGGTGACATTAAGAGTCCTGCAGAAAGACCTCCACCTCTCACCCTACAGCTCCGTCACAGTCCCCAACAGCAACGGTACAGTGACTGTCACCACTGCAGCTGTGCTGTCAGGCTtcaatgacagcagcacacaggttGGATGTGCAGTGCGAGTGCTCTCTGGTCCTCAGATGGAGGCGTTTATGATGATTCCTGAGGTCAAACAGTCCCCTGCTGATGGTGAGAAACACTTCAAAAGCCACACATTTATAGATTCATGGTttctttctgattctgatgttcAGGTTTCTTCTTCCAGGTTCTGA
- the LOC139351942 gene encoding OX-2 membrane glycoprotein-like, translated as MFQHTVIHLLCALGVIQRGQTSLIQTQQTVMAAVGREATLKCQLIQPKDVLQVTWQKRLPGGEKNVCSYTTEFGQRVNRDFRDKVKFKAAGLQNSSIVIRNVTELDEGCYRCLFNTAPEGALTATTCLRLYELHEPILHVGESNSSEEVVVSCSATGRPAPTVTLRVLQKDLHLSPYSSVTVPNSNGTVTVTTAAVLSGFNDSSTQVGCAVRVLSGPQMEAFMMIPEVKQSPADGERHFQSHTFID; from the exons ATGTTCCAGCATACAGTCATACATTTGCTTTGTGCACTGGGAGTCATTCAGAGAG GTCAAACATCTCTGATACAAACTCAGCAGACTGTGATGGCAGCAGTGGGACGTGAAGCCACCTTAAAATGTCAGCTGATTCAACCTAAAGATGTTCTTCAGGTCACATGGCAGAAACGTTTACCTGGTGGAGAGAAGAATGTTTGTTCTTACACCACAGAGTTTGGTCAAAGAGTGAATCGTGACTTCAGAGACAAAGTGAAGTTTAAAGCTGCTGGACTGCAGAACAGCTCCATAGTTATCAGAAACGTGACGGAGCTGGATGAAGGCTGCTATCGCTGCCTGTTTAACACCGCCCCTGAAGGTGCTCTCACAGCTACAACCTGCCTCAGACTCTATG AGCTGCATGAACCCATTCTTCATGTTGGAGAATCAAACTCTAGTGAAGAGGTAGTTGTGTCCTGCTCGGCCACAGGTCGACCTGCTCCCACGGTGACATTAAGAGTCCTGCAGAAAGACCTCCACCTCTCACCCTACAGCTCCGTCACAGTCCCCAACAGCAACGGTACAGTGACTGTCACCACTGCAGCTGTGCTGTCAGGCTtcaatgacagcagcacacaggttGGATGTGCAGTGCGAGTGCTCTCTGGTCCTCAGATGGAGGCGTTTATGATGATTCCTGAGGTCAAACAGTCGCCTGCTGATGGTGAGAGACACTTCCAAAGCCACACATTTATAGATTGA
- the LOC139327921 gene encoding collagen alpha-1(XVIII) chain-like, producing the protein MLRIQTWLLLLVLCVGNLEAWLWFLNEESTTETPVEAGMTNATMPTEMGNATTATGTTNATTAAGMNGVTTTTGTSDATVTTGTSGATKAAGTSNATTAGGMTGATTTTGTSGATTAAGTSNATTAGGMTGATTPTEISGATSPAELSGATTTSDATKKTEEEDDLSGVGEEIISVATGIRKFVEAWDVTTTARTTNGGLTEKVESANPNTMADSGVSLMQLIGDPPPDDITRVYGPRGEVAYVFTPAAVSGQPAMAHVPNPFYRHFSLIFHIKPSTPAASVLFSITDGPQKLMNIGVKLSAVQSGRQKVQFFYTEPDSEASYEAASFDVPSLVDTWSRFSLAVFEEQVTFYQGCDSEPQVVKFERSPDLMELDTGAGIFVGQGGGADPDKFQGEIAELRVVGNPRAAERLCDDEDDSDAASGDFGSGESDRRQTGHTVRTTPPSFRPVPEPPLITSQGSRLKETGPSGPSGTKGEKGDRGEKGSRGDTGPAGPKGESGSSSSSGFSSQGGGQVGDHPCGEKGAKGSSGFGYPGNKGERGAQGPPGRPGPPGPAAEVVRLGDGSVVQQVSGPPGPPGPPGADGAAGPPGTDGEPGDPGEDGKTGPPGPRGPPGNPGSPGSIGQKGEMGQGQPGPRGPPGPPGPPGPGTGDRPTFFDMEGSGFPDLDKIRGARGPPGLPGPPGPPGPPGTSVALGANGPVAFGPPGPPGQDGVPGLPGPPGPPGSPGQPGLPGIKGDGGELGLPGPSGEKQDSQDSTFFTGLFSYFTPSSTGDQGEQGRSGTPGQTGLAGLPGPMGPVGPPGPPGPPGPPYRGFDNEDGYATNGLPGLRGPPGPQGPPGIAGLPGKPGLPGNHGDKGSEGPRGPPGIPGLDGFPGQLGEKGDRGEKGEMGLPGRDGGPPGPPGPPGPPGQITYQPTGDYNDVYWSEGWQGGSGIPGRAGFPGPVGPKGDKGDTGSPGYAPKGEKGEPGLILGSDGRPLYIGGLSGKPGDAGPPGPVGPPGPYGPSGQKGEIGLPGRPGRPGLNGGKGEKGDSGGGAGYGYPGPPGPPGPPGPPGPPVPIGRGYEDFARYYPAVKGEKGDRGPPGTLEIQGFGSTIDIYTLRNEMKGETGSPGLKGQKGEAGGGYYDPRYGGSSVGPPGERGPPGPKGDSIIGPPGPEGPPGHPGRGYHGPPGPPGPPGPPGPFLTGSYKDTHTISIPGPRGPPGVPGLPGLSSGVTVLRSYDTMAATARRHPEGSLVYIIDQTDLYLRVRDGVRQVHLGSYIALPSEDGNEVAAVEPPPVVPYSPDHHSDTDTSAHNPQRLPENPVHTGSERQSQPDHHPQTHPDPRYPSNSDPRYPTHPDPRYPTQPDPRYQPDTRYQPDPRYPAPSDPRFPSYSDRLNQPDGRYSVHTPHERPASPDTPYAVTPQRRPPPPVPDTPVHHHTSGPGLHLIALNSPQTGFMRGIRGADYMCFTQAQALGMKGTFRAFLSAKLQDLHSIVRKADRDRLPIVNLKDEVLFDSWDAIFSGSRIKDNVPIYSFDGKDVLSDSTWPEKLMWHGSTSAGQRHVDGFCGTWRMGDRALTGMASSLQSGSLLQQTSSSCSSGYAVLCIENSYISHAKR; encoded by the exons ATGTTGAGGATCCAGACGTGGTTGCTTCTCCTTGTTCTCTGCGTTGGGAACTTGGAGGCCTGGTTATGGTTCTTAAATGAAGAATCAACCACAGAGACCCCAGTGGAGGCTGGAATGACAAATGCCACCATGCCAACAGAAATGGGAAATGCCACCACGGCAACAGGAACGACAAATGCCACCACGGCAGCAGGAATGAACGGTGTCACCACGACAACAGGAACTTCAGATGCCACCGTGACAACAGGAACTTCAGGTGCCACCAAGGCGGCAGGAACATCAAATGCCACCACAGCAGGAGGAATGACAGGTGCCACCACAACAACAGGAACTTCAGGTGCCACCACGGCAGCAGGAACATCAAATGCCACCACAGCAGGAGGAATGACAGGTGCCACCACGCCAACAGAAATATCAGGTGCCACCTCTCCAGCAGAACTCTCAG GTGCCACCACAACATCAGATGCCACAAAGAAGACGGAAGAGGAGGATGACTTATCCGGGGTTGGGGAAGAAATCATCAGCGTGGCCACAGGAATCCGTAAGTTTGTCGAGGCGTGGGATGTGACCACGACCGCCAGGACTACTAATGGAGGCCTGACAGAGAAGGTGGAGAGCGCTAACCCTAACACAATGG CGGACAGCGGTGTCTCTTTGATGCAGCTCATCGGCGACCCTCCACCGGATGACATTACCAGGGTTTATGGGCCGAGGGGGGAGGTGGCCTACGTCTTCACCCCTGCGGCAGTGTCGGGCCAGCCGGCTATGGCCCACGTCCCCAACCCTTTCTACCGCCACTTCTCCCTCATCTTCCACATCAAGCCCTCCACTCCCGCCGCCTCCGTCCTCTTCTCCATCACTGACGGGCCTCAGAAGCTCATGAACATCGGTGTCAAGCTCAGCGCCGTGCAGTCCGGCCGCCAGAAGGTGCAGTTCTTCTACACTGAGCCCGACTCCGAGGCTTCTTACGAGGCGGCCAGCTTTGACGTCCCGAGCCTGGTGGACACCTGGTCTCGCTTCTCGCTGGCCGTCTTCGAGGAGCAGGTGACTTTCTACCAGGGCTGCGACTCTGAGCCACAGGTGGTGAAGTTTGAGCGTTCGCCAGATCTCATGGAGCTTGACACGGGGGCAGGGATCTTCGTGGGTCAAGGTGGAGGAGCCGACCCTGACAAGTTCCAG ggtgAGATTGCGGAGCTGAGAGTGGTGGGAAACCCTCGGGCAGCTGAGCGCTTGTGTGACGACGAGGACGACTCTGACGCT GCCTCCGGCGACTTCGGCAGCGGCGAAAGcgacaggagacagacaggacacactGTGAGG ACCACGCCTCCTTCCTTCCGGCCAGTACCTGAACCACCTCTGATAACCTCACAAGGATCCAGACTCAAAGAAACAG GCCCGTCAGGTCCCAGCGGCACTAAAGGAGAGAAAGgcgacagaggagagaaaggctCAAGGGGGGACACCGGCCCCGCAGGACCGAAGGGAGAGTCAGGCTCCA GCTCCAGCTCTGGTTTCTCCTCCCAGGGTGGAGGACAGGTTGGAGATCACCCGTGC ggAGAAAAAGGTGCAAAG GGTAGCTCTGGCTTCGGATACCCCGGCAATAAGGGAGAACGTGGGGCTCAGGGGCCTCCCGGGCGCCCCGGTCCTCCCGGGCCTGCAGCTGAGGTAGTTCGACTTGGGGACGGCTCTGTTGTGCAGCAGGTGTCTGGACCCCCTGGACCGCCCGGACCACCGGGGGCAGATGGGGCTGCAGGACCCCCAGGGACTGATGGAGAGCCT GGTGATCCAGGAGAGGATGGGAAAACT GGTCCCCCTGGGCCGCGAGGGCCCCCAGGAAATCCAGGAAGTCCTGGCTCCATAGGCCAAAAG GGTGAGATGGGACAGGGTCAACCAGGACCCAGAGGCCCCCCTGGTCCACCAGGACCTCCTGGACCAGGCACTGGTGACCGCCCA ACATTTTTTGACATGGAGGGCTCAGGATTCCCAGACTTGGACAAAATCCGG GGTGCTCGTGGTCCTCCAGGCCTCCCAGGCCCTCCCGGCCCTCCCGGGCCTCCTGGGACTTCAGTGGCACTGGGAGCCAATGGTCCAGTAGCTTTCGGGCCTCCTGGTCCACCTGGACAGGATGGAGTCCCTGGTCTACCG GGccctcctggtcctcctggtTCACCGGGTCAACCAGGACTCCCTGGAATCAAG GGTGACGGTGGTGAGCTTGGTCTTCCAGGACCTTCAGGAGAAAAG CAAGACTCGCAAGACTCCACCTTTTTCACGGGCCTGTTCTCTTACTTTACTCCATCCTCTACG GGGGATCAGGGTGAACAAGGAAGGTCAGGTACACCTGGGCAGACTGGGCTGGCAGGGCTTCCAGGTCCCATGGGACCAGTTGGACCCCCAGGACCCCCTGGGCCACCAGGGCCACCGTACCGTGGATTT GATAACGAGGATGGATATGCAACCAATGGCTTGCCTGGACTCAGGGGCCCACCTGGACCACAG GGTCCACCTGGTATTGCAGGTCTACCT GGTAAGCCAGGTTTGCCAGGCAACCATGGAGACAAAGGATCAGAGGGACCACGAGGACCTCCGGGGATACCAGGTCTGGACGGGTTTCCCGGACAGCTG GGTGagaagggagacagaggagagaaaggagagatg GGTCTCCCCGGGCGAGATGGCGGACCACCTGGACCTCCGGGGCCTCCTGGACCACCAGGACAGATCACCTACCAGCCAACAGGCGAT TATAATGACGTATATTGGAGCGAAGGGTGGCAG GGGGGAAGCGGCATTCCGGGTCGAGCAGGATTCCCA GGCCCCGTGGGACCAAAGGGAGACAAAGGAGACACAGGCTCTCCTGGATATGCACCGAAA ggagagaaaggagaaccTGGTCTCATCTTGGGGTCTGATGGGAGACCTCTGTACATTGGTGGTCTGTCAGGAAAGCCG GGCGATGCTGGACCCCCTGGCCCTGTGGGACCTCCA ggtCCATATGGTCCTTCAGGCCAGAAGGGAGAGATCGGACTTCCAGGCCGACCT GGTCGACCAGGCCTGAACGGCGGcaaaggagagaagggagatTCAGGCGGTGGAGCTGGGTATGGTTACCCT GGCCCTCCAGGTCCACCAGGCCCCCCTGGACCTCCtggacctcctgttcccatcgGCAGA GGATACGAGGATTTCGCGAGGTATTATCCAG CCGTTAAAGGAGAGAAAGGTGATCGTGGACCACCGGGGACACTTGAAATTCAAG GTTTCGGGTCAACCATTGACATTTACACTTTAAGG AATGAGATGAAAGGTGAAACAGGCAGTCCAGGTTTGAAGGGACAAAAAGGAGAGGCGGGTGGAGGCTATTATGACCCCCGCTATGGAGGGAGCAGCGTTGGACCCCCAGGAGAGCGTGGACCACCT GGCCCAAAAGGTGACTCCATCATTGGCCCACCAGGCCCTGAGGGGCCACCTGGACATCCAGGGAGAGGCTATCATGGGCCACCTGGACCACCAGGTCCACCTGGACCTCCAGGACCATTCCTAACTGGAAGctacaaggacacacaca CTATCAGTATTCCTGGACCACGGGGACCACCTGGCGTACCTGGGCTACCTGGACTCTCCTCAGGG gTGACAGTGTTGAGGTCTTATGATACCATGGCAGCCACCGCTAGAAGACACCCTGAGGGCTCTCTGGTGTACATCATAGACCAAACAGATCTCTACTTACGGGTCCGAGATGGAGTTCGCCAAGTGCAC CTCGGGAGCTACATTGCTTTGCCCAGTGAGGAT GGTAATGAGGTTGCAGCCGTGGAGCCCCCGCCAGTCGTCCCCTACTCTCCAGACCACCACTCTGACACCGACACCTCCGCACACAACCCCCAAAGGCTACCTGAGAACCCCGTCCACACTGGCTCTGAGCGTCAGTCACAGCCTGACCACCATCCCCAAACACACCCGGACCCCCGATACCCATCAAACTCGGATCCCAGATACCCAACCCACCCTGATCCTCGATACCCAACCCAACCTGATCCCCGATACCAACCTGACACACGATATCAGCCGGATCCGCGGTACCCGGCCCCCTCAGATCCCAGGTTTCCAAGTTACTCAGACCGGTTAAATCAACCAGACGGTAGGTATTCCGTCCACACGCCCCACGAACGCCCTGCGTCCCCGGACACTCCCTACGCAGTCACTCCTCAGCGAAGACCACCACCTCCTGTGCCAGACACTCCAGTCCACCATCATACTTCAGGTCCAGGG CTCCACCTGATTGCCCTGAACAGCCCTCAGACCGGCTTCATGCGAGGCATCCGCGGTGCAGACTACATGTGCTTCACTCAGGCTCAGGCCCTCGGGATGAAGGGAACTTTCCGGGCCTTCCTGTCCGCCAAACTCCAAGATCTCCACAGCATCGTCCGCAAGGCTGACAGGGACCGCTTGCCAATAGTCAACCTGAAG GACGAAGTTCTGTTTGACAGCTGGGACGCCATCTTCAGTGGCAGCAGAATAAAGGACAATGTGCCGATCTACTCCTTCGATGGGAAAGACGTTCTCAGTGACAGCACATG GCCAGAGAAGCTGATGTGGCATGGGTCAACCAGCGCTGGCCAGCGGCATGTGGACGGCTTCTGCGGGACGTGGCGTATGGGTGACCGGGCGCTGACTGGCATGGCGTCGTCGCTGCAGAGTGGCAGCCTGCTCCAGcagacctccagcagctgctccagcGGCTACGCCGTGCTGTGCATTGAGAACAGCTACATCAGCCACGCCAAGAGAtag